In a single window of the Methylococcus sp. Mc7 genome:
- a CDS encoding helix-turn-helix transcriptional regulator yields the protein MTSIRSPQQLGDALRAARKQLGLTQPQLALAAGVGVRFIVDLESGKPTLRLENVLRVIDALGGEVQLSGLPSVAADEQREGGDHGA from the coding sequence ATGACATCCATTCGATCACCTCAACAACTCGGCGATGCACTGCGTGCCGCTCGCAAGCAGCTCGGGCTGACTCAGCCTCAGTTGGCGCTGGCGGCAGGGGTTGGTGTGCGCTTCATTGTCGACCTTGAATCAGGCAAGCCCACCTTGCGACTGGAAAACGTGCTGCGGGTCATTGATGCCCTGGGTGGTGAGGTCCAGTTGAGTGGATTGCCATCGGTTGCTGCCGACGAACAACGTGAGGGAGGCGACCATGGCGCATGA